Genomic segment of Rutidosis leptorrhynchoides isolate AG116_Rl617_1_P2 unplaced genomic scaffold, CSIRO_AGI_Rlap_v1 contig274, whole genome shotgun sequence:
CTTTCAAGTTATGTACCACTAATACAATTTTGAGTTTGGATGAATTCGGATCGAAGTTTTGGTTTTACAGTTCGATTCGGGTCTCGCGATGCTAAAAGTGAAAAGTCTTTGCTTCAGCTTGAAGCTTAAGGTAAATAAAGTCAAAGAGGAGGATAGGCTCCATGAAAGTGAGTCATGTGAATTTGGCCCATAATGACATGGCATGGAACCTTCTGGAACTTCAACTTTTCAACCGTCATTACATTCCATTGCATGAATTTCATCCACATTGCGAATAAATGATTCAATCTGATTTAGCGTCTTCAATAAATGATTCAATCTGATTTAGCGTCTTCTCCTACACTGAACGACTGTTCAACTCGGTCCAATTCATTCATAGTTAATATTACTTCCGTTTCAAAATACACGATGTTTTGCATTTTTATGTGTCAAGGAACCTAAAAATTTAAAATATCATCTATCTGAAGTATAAAAATCACTGGGTGCAGTGCAATGTTCATCTTCATGTCTGCGTAATCAAAATAGTCTTATGTCATTCTTTACACAGTTTCAAACACAGGATGTCTTTGAATAACCGCACATACCATGAAGAAGGCAAGAAGAAAGCTAAACTTTCAATACAAAACAATGAGCAGCCTACTTTATTCATTGTGGCACAAAGGTTGCAAATAACAGATTGAATAGAACAAAACAAAATGTGAAGCGTTAAAAGGAGAAAGAAAAAATACATAAACCTAAAAAGAAAAAAAAGCAAGAACTTGGGGAAGTTGAAGGAAAAACTAAGTACAATTAGCTAAATATTTGAACTACATAATCACAGCCCCGCAGTTGCCCTCTCTTCTTGTATTTGAAGAGTGGGGTCAAGCATCCTCCCTTCTATATTATAAACATATTTACTATCCTCGCACAATTTTTGAAGGAAACATAAAAGCAGCCACAAACAATGGATGGCAAACGTTCAAAAACTCATAGGATGATGTTAAAACTAGCCAAACATATTTCACAGATATAGTAACTTGCCTCCCTGGTATAACACAAGAAATCTTTTGAGAGCCTCTAGGAATTCCAAAAGATTTCCCAACATCTCGCTGAGCCTGAAGAACAAATATCAGAGTAGAAACATCTGTTTCATAGAAACCTTCTCCGAAGATTCCTCGTAGTAGTTTGATATGAGCGCATGAGAAGGCCGACCCCAATCCCAACTCCAAGGCACATTCCAAGGCCAATTCCAACACCAACCCTGACACCAGCATTAAACCATGACAGTTGGCCGTCCTCACCATAGTATGCCTCCTCAGAATAGTACCTGTTTCCAAACTTACCATCCACATCATAACCCTCAACTTCTGATTCGGTATCCTGCAAGAACAGGCAGAATGGATTGCTTGAGTAACCCAACTACGATATATTATATGAGTTCTGACAAAAAAATCAGGCTAAGTATATCCATTGATGGAAAGTTTGTAGCCACAATGAGAAACAGCGAGCTATATTAACACGATCCATGGTTCATTGGGAAGTTGATAAATTACTGACCATCAAGGCAACATGAGGAATAATAGAAGTTCAATAGTTAAGCTTCCAGGAaggattaaataaaaaataaaaataaaaaaaatacagtaAGTGATATAGGAAGAAACAAATAATCATGTGACTTCCAAATTCAGGTGTTATTTATCATGGCTCGTCTGATCATCTTTATCACTTGCTTATGAGATATAATGGTGGCGAGGATACACTATTTCCTATTTCAAATGGTGCAGAAAGGCATAAACTAATTCAGGCACAACAAAAAAAGTAAGCGAGCAAAGACTTCACAACCACATTCTCGAGCTATCAAGTCCAACTAAAGTTTCCATCCAAATATCACACACCCAGTAGAAATAAAAAATCCAAAATCAAGAGCATATTTCAATTACCTGAAGCTTCCTTTGACGAATTAATCCATTCTGGTCACTCTTATGATCCTTCCAGACCTCCTCATCTTCTGGGATCGCATCCAATACCGTTTGCCTCGAAGCCTTCCTTCTGGAACTTGCCTGAATTGTCTTTGTCAATATCACTGGAACTGTCCCACAACAACCAGCAACATAAATCTCGATCGAGGACTGCCCAAACCTGGCTGATCCGGCAGCCACAAAACAATCCATACTCCACCCCGTCTTATTATCTCCGCTGCCTCCGCCACCACCGTTATCATTACCCCAACAAGCCGTGCCCTCTATTCTCTCTAACGAACCACAGAGCACCATCTCCTCATTATCGGCCAGCACCTCGAACTCAACTCCTCCGCTGACCCGTACGCTGTCTGTGCTCACATACGTAACCTCCGACGATTCCTTGTTCAGCCGATCACGGCGGAGTGTGACCGAAGCCAATTCTGACGTCGGGACGCGCGCACCGTTGATTTCGAGGGAGACGCCCATTTCCCGCCGCATGTGGCAGAGAGTGAGGTGGTCGGGGACGGAGGAGAGAGCACACGGCGCAATTCTGACATAGAAAAGCCTGATTTCAAGCCAGGAAGAGAAATTGTTGATCGAAGTGTTCTTCATTAGCTGGAAAGAAGCCGAATTAGATAAATCCTCGTCTTGGTGGTACTGGTAGTGATCCATCGTGAATGGACCGAATATAGGGATTttgtttttcttcaagttgttaTTGATCGATCATTGTTGAATTGAGAAGGAGAAAATTTAGGGATTCGATTTCTATACTAAAAAAAAGGAATTTCGgagtaaataatattaatactcctcCAATCCTAATACGATGAGTGTTTGTTTGCAGTTGGCGCTGTTCTGTTTTGTTAAAGAAAGAACAAAACAAAGGCTAGGGAAAAGAAGTCAATGACACGCGTCGTGTCCTTGACGTTTCACGTGTGTGGTCGATCATGCGAGTATTAACGTGTCCTGAGTGACGCCGTTAAGTTTATGGGCTCATCTTATGGCTGCGTTGTGATTGTTTGGGCCAACTTTTCTTCCATAGAGGCCTAATGAAAACAAGTTCGTGCATAGAAGGAACTGGGCTGACCCGAGAGCTTAGGGCTGTTTGGGCCAACTTTTTATTGCACATAGGAATTGACTTCTTtacgaatttttttttctcttatacAATTATCCATCCAAAATATTTTAGGATTTGATCTCGAAACATATCTTAATTACATATGCGACATAAAACGCGTGTTTGTTTCGACCATGATATTGTACATgtttattttcaaaaaaaaaaaaaagatattgtACATGTTTCGGAACCTGTAATTTACCGTCACGTACGTATTAATGTGTAGCGTAACTGTCcatatataaaagaaaaccatgtGTAGTGTAGTGTTAATAATGAAGGAGAGTTGCATTAATAAAAAGGAAAATGAAGGAGAATActcgatttcatattttcattcctAAGCTGACTCTGTTACGTACTACCAGTAGTACTACATTATTTCAAatcttaataaagtaaataaaatggtttttttttttttttttttttgccaggaACGATTAGGGACCAAGACCTATGTTGTAGTAGTTAGGACTTAGGTGTGACTTGGCCAGGTTATTTTGTTTTCTTACGTATTACTACTAACTCTTTGAAATCATTTTGCGGAACATGAAATCTCCATAAGTATTTTTTTAGAAGGCAAAATCTCCATAAGAACTGTCCGATCTGAACTCTTCCTTTGTCTTACCATCATGCATGATGTCATAGTCATGTCTATATTCAATTTCATAACACCTATTCAAGGTAAATAAAAAATGAATGAAAATTTTAATTCTTTCATTAATATATAATGTAATTGGAATTCGCCAACCAAAGAGTGGCTCAATGGCTAAGATTTAAGAAGTTTCTTCCTTCCAAACATTATGATTTCGATTTTTGGGAAA
This window contains:
- the LOC139882471 gene encoding uncharacterized protein At1g01500-like, with the translated sequence MDHYQYHQDEDLSNSASFQLMKNTSINNFSSWLEIRLFYVRIAPCALSSVPDHLTLCHMRREMGVSLEINGARVPTSELASVTLRRDRLNKESSEVTYVSTDSVRVSGGVEFEVLADNEEMVLCGSLERIEGTACWGNDNGGGGGSGDNKTGWSMDCFVAAGSARFGQSSIEIYVAGCCGTVPVILTKTIQASSRRKASRQTVLDAIPEDEEVWKDHKSDQNGLIRQRKLQDTESEVEGYDVDGKFGNRYYSEEAYYGEDGQLSWFNAGVRVGVGIGLGMCLGVGIGVGLLMRSYQTTTRNLRRRFL